A genomic segment from Micropterus dolomieu isolate WLL.071019.BEF.003 ecotype Adirondacks linkage group LG03, ASM2129224v1, whole genome shotgun sequence encodes:
- the irx4a gene encoding iroquois-class homeodomain protein IRX-4a, with the protein MTTNSLTTCCESTGRSIADSGVAASGQTPVYCPVYESRLLATARHELSSAAALGVYGSPYTGGQGYGNYVTYGTDASAFYSLGTFDTKDATASAHAGITQATAYYPYDPTLGQYQYDRYGSMDGGTRRKNATRETTSTLKAWLQEHRKNPYPTKGEKIMLAIITKMTLTQVSTWFANARRRLKKENKMTWPPRNKGSEEKRYDEDEDGSQEEQIKSENNEDETRSRADKDLQLSDLDDFDTLESESSECELKHRYHMNTHMSTTGDCPTDHLIKDASLKIPIPVSLGGEQDLSKGCLKTSPEDFQLDSRQQVKACYNQQQQQHQIVDGKPRIWSLAQTATSLNQTEYPSCMLRCQPPPSSLTPSPAATSPVTGLDNRQDSPVTTLRNWVDGVFHDPLFRHSTLSQALTNTTVSWTTNAKGAILEAERSTAALQQHQDSSKDSDMSFPKTINKLFCS; encoded by the exons ATGACAACCAACTCTCTGACCACTTGCTGCGAGTCCACCGGCAGATCCATCGCCGACTCCGGAGTTGCGGCGTCCGGGCAGACACCAGTCTACTGTCCCGTGTACGAGAGTCGGTTGCTGGCCACGGCAAGGCATGAGCTCAGCTCAGCCGCAGCGCTGGGCGTGTACGGAAGCCCCTACACCGGCGGACAAGGCTATGGGAATTACGTTACCTATGGCACGGACGCCTCGGCTTTCTACTCGCTG GGCACATTTGATACTAAAGATGCCACAGCTTCTGCCCATGCGGGGATAACCCAGGCAACAGCCTACTACCCTTATGATCCTACCTTGGGACAGTACCAGTATGACAG ATACGGTTCCATGGATGGGGGAACGAGGCGGAAGAACGCCACACGCGAGACAACCAGCACGCTGAAGGCCTGGCTGCAGGAGCACAGGAAGAACCCGTATCCCACTAAAGGAGAGAAGATCATGCTGGCCATCATCACCAAGATGACCCTGACGCAGGTCTCCACCTGGTTCGCAAATGCCAGGAGGAGGCTCAAGAAGGAGAACAAGATGACATGGCCACCTAGAAACAAGGGCTCAGAGGAGAAGAGATATGACGAAGATGAAGATGGGTCTCAGGAGGAGCAGATAAAGAGCGAGAACAATGAGGATG AGACCAGGAGTCGGGCTGATAAGGACCTCCAGTTGAGCGACCTGGACGATTTCGACACGCTGGAGTCTGAGAGCTCTGAGTGTGAGCTGAAGCACCGATaccacatgaacacacacatgtcaACAACGGGCGACTGCCCCACCGACCACCTCATCAAGGACGCGTCTCTGAAAATTCCCATCCCTGTTTCTCTGGGAGGGGAGCAGGACTTGAGCAAAGGTTGTCTCAAAACGAGCCCGGAGGATTTCCAACTggacagcagacagcaggtgaAAGCATGCTataaccagcaacaacaacagcaccagATAGTAGACGGCAAACCGCGGATCTGGTCTTTGGCCCAAACTGCGACGTCCCTCAACCAGACTGAGTACCCGTCCTGTATGCTGAGGTGCCAGCCGCCGCCCTCCTCCCTCACCCCATCCCCTGCCGCTACCTCACCCGTGACCGGCCTGGACAACAGGCAGGACTCGCCGGTCACGACCCTGAGAAACTGGGTGGACGGGGTTTTCCACGACCCCTTGTTCAGGCACAGCACATTGAGCCAGGCTCTGACCAACACCACCGTCTCTTGGACCACGAACGCCAAAGGCGCCATTCTGGAGGCTGAGAGGAGCACGGCAGCCTTGCAGCAGCACCAAGACTCCTCCAAAGACAGTGACATGAGTTTCCCAAAAACTATCAACAAACTCTTCTGTTCCTAA